The nucleotide window CTTTAAgtgaaacagaaatgcaaaacagTCATAACCAGAAATGCATGTTAACCAGGATCTGTGTTGTGACACCGGCAGATAAATGAACCTCCCACAACACTCCTGAATCAAAACAAGGACAGTCTCAAGAGCAGCTTTGGGATTGCTGTTACGGTTGGTGACCaaacttatttttccttgttGCTTTTGGCAAAGTATTTGTTCGTTAAAAGTTTCTGTTTTGTCAGACCTGTGTTCATGCTCTGCATCATGCGTTAGTCCTGcttccctgccagccccaccagGATCCTCGTGTCAGGGTTGTCAGGCCCCACTCAAGTGGTGGAGACACTTTATAGCATGTCACAAAAAAAGTTTCCCTTTCTTCAACCTGAATCAAATCCTTTTTCCTCACTTGGAAGAAAGATGTTTCATTTATTTGGAAGGGactttgtgtttctgtttcaAGGAGGGGCAGAAACGAAGCAAATTAACAAAAAGCCAGGGGTGGGTTACAAAGATCCACAGAGCAGACCTCCTCCACAAGCATCCTTGAGATGCCCACCAGGGTGTCCTGTTTAGCTTGCTTGATCCCATAGAGGAACTGCCAGTACCCCTGGGCACCCCGTGTCTCACAGCCTGCTGCCTGGCATCATCCCTCCAGGAGATCTGGCACCGATTCCAACCAGACTGTCATTTCCAGGTCAGTCTCCGCATTTCTGCTGACCACATTGCCTCCATCATGAGATCATGTCTTTCCAGAGAAATCCCGCTAATGCCTTCATTCTGCGAGACCGGTATATATAGGGGGAGCTTCCCTGGAGCTGCACTGCGCAGTCCAGCCAAGGCATCGCTGTCTCCCCAGCAGCTGCACTGCCCCCACTGTTCTCCCCTTGCAGCCACAGGTCGCAGCAGCAGCAAGCATGGACATTACCATCCAGCACCCCTGGTTCAAGCGTGCTCTGGGACCCCTCATTCCAAGCCGTTTGTTCGACCAGTTTTTTGGAGAGGGTCTCCTCGAGTATGATCTCCTGCCTTTGTTCTCTTCCACTATCAGCCCCTACTACAGGCAGTCCCTCTTCCGCAGCGTGCTGGAGTCGGGCATTTCAGAGGTAAGGGCCCTTCGGCTTCATCTCCTTTTCCTTACTCTCCCTCCTTACGCCTCCGCCTGCTCCTCCTCACCCGTGGCTCACCGACTGTAGCCCTgcactggggtgcaagggggCGAGGAGGACTTCTGGCCCACCACCAAGCACAGCCCGCCTGCCTCTTCTTGGGCACTGAGGGAAACCCTTGCTGGGGAGAAGGCTTCCGTTTGAGAAATGGAAACCATTTTGGCTCCTGATGGTTGTTTCCGACACATAAAAGGCTGCCTTTGCTGCCCTCATGCCTGCTGGCCATATGGCGAGGGAAGAGCTAGGCTACTCCTAGAGTAAGTGCCCATGAGGGCAGCTCGGCGTGGGAGAGGACCCTGGTGAGTGGGAGCTTCCTCTGGCCCCCTCCTTCGCCTCAGGAGTTCGGTGGTTTTTGCAAGCCCACGCTGGAGGACCCAGGAGCAATTCTCTGAAGGCAGCGTGTAGGAGGAGTGCGTAGCCATGGGGGCTGTAGTCCGAAGCTCAGGAACTGCTGCTTTCTCTAGTCCTCTCTTACTGGTTTCCTCCCAGAGCTAAGACCACAAAGAAACTATAAATTGCTGAAAGGACGAAACGTGTGCTACCAGAGAATATTACACTGATTTCCATCCCCTCTTGCTGCTGCGTACAAACGCCTGGTGCATCTGGCAGATTGCTGAATGCAAAGGGGTTCCCAGCACAAGAATAGCGGCAGGAAGTGACGCCTCTCCTGAGAGCAGTAGCAATGGCACAGACACCTACCATGGCCTCCCAGTGTCCCTGGGCCCCTGCGATGGGAAGACCCCCACAGAGGCCCGTAGTCACAGAAGGAGAAACTATGCCGCTGCCAGGCCACCCCATCTTCAGCTTTTAAGTTGCCACGATGCTGGTGTTGCCTCCACACTTAGAGCTTGGGTCTTACTGTCTAATAATGTTCGTTTCAGGTGAGGTCTGACCGGGACAAGTTTACAATCATGCTGGATGTAAAACACTTCTCTCCCGAAGACCTGAGTGTGAAGATTATCGACGACTTTGTGGAAATCCATGGCAAGCACAGTGAAAGACAGGTAAGTGGAAGTGATGGTGATGGTGGAGCAACTGGGGAGTCaagctccattttctttctttccaatggtcctcagctggaggaaaaaaaaaaaaaatatcagaagaagTTATTTATCGATTGGCATTATTGGCATGGCCTGTTCCCACAGAGCTCCAACCTGATATCTGACAATAACGAGCTAATCCACtcatcttttgtttattttcaatcATCATCTTCCATAACCATCAGATGACGATGTCCATTGTTCACTAATAACACTGGACCAGACAAAAAACTTCATCTGGCGCTGCTAAAGCATGGCTGAGTTTTCATAAGCCAGAATCATTAGTGAAAACAGTTTTCATGGTCTGATCTGGGAGAGAAAAGCaagagcaaacaaaacaaaagaaaaacaactgaatGCCTCAGGCTTGGAAACTTTTAACATGTATATCATGGAAATATCTGTGGGGGTCGAAAAGTGAATTATACCAGCAGGGGTTTAATTCTTCTCATACACTTTTTTTGGCTGGACAAAGCTCTAGCGTGGAAAgagtatgtattttttaatatagttatTTTTTGCAGAGGAAGAGAGCAGCCATTTTCATggctgacttaaaaaaaaaaaattgcatttctcATTCTTCTAGCCAAAAAAACCAGGGGGCCAGGATTGTGTACTTTGGCTGTCACAGTGTTGCTGCCTAGTAAGGAAATACATGGGCACACATGCGCGCATTGCTTTTACCTTTGCAGCACCCCAGACTTTCTCTCTAAGCATCCTTTGCAATCGGACGCCTTGGCAGGGCCCCCGTCAAAATCAGATCTCAACCTATATTATGACCAAAATCacatcctgctgctctgctcagctcttGCAGCTTCAGGGGCATCACACGGGGACACCTACCCCTACAAACCtgtaaaatagaataaaaagcaGAGATGCACCCAGTGATACTGGCAGTACAGTGTCACGATAAGCCAGGGCAAATGTGGACCCCCCTCCGATGAAACCATGGGGTCAGGCAGAGGGAGGCATGGCGTGGTGCTGGGTGGTTTCTGATGGGCCTGTCCCACTTTTCCCCACTGCCTCCTCAGGACGACCACGGCTACATCTCCCGTGAATTTCACCGCCGGTACCGCCTGCCCGCCAACGTGGACCAGGCTGCCATTACCTGCTCCCTGTCTAACGACGGCATGCTGACCTTCTCGGGCCCCAAGGTCCCCTCCAACATGGACGCCGGCCACAGCGAGAGGCCCATCCCTGTGTCCCGGGAGGAGAAGCCCACCTCCGCGCCTTCTTCCTAAGCCCGCCTGCCACTGCGCTACACAGGTTGCCACTGTCTGCAGGTCTCATTCCCAGAGCCATTGCATAGATATCAGTGAAAATCTAGAGGGGTTTATTTTGTTggttcccccccttcccttcctttgtttcttttttttttcccctttcccttggATGGGATGAGGGGCTGGGTGAGCGGCTGGTGGACTTTGAAGCTTAAACCTGCAAACTGTGCTGTGGGGATGGCATGCATGGCGCATGCTGCCACGCTCTTGTACTTGCTGAAAGGGTCTTCTTCTGGTGCTGTAGTCCATAACCATCAGGTAGGAGGGAGTGCACAAGTAACACTGGCTCCTGGTGCACCAAGTCTTGAGTCAAGGcgtggagcaggggaaaagccCTGCAGATTTGCTCTACCCCATGCAGAGTTAAACTGGTTACTCTTAAAAGAAAGCAACAGAGCCAAGCCCCACACCTGAGATCCTATGTACATGCAATGAACGTGCCAGAGTTCCTTGCAACTGCAGGAGAAACAGTATCTTACCTTCGGGGGTTGCAAGgtatatttttttcagcaaagtgTTTGAGTGTATCTGTTCACATCACTACTCTGTCGTTTCCCTTAGGGACAACTGACACAAGGACAAGCACGTCTTTCCACTGTCTTAGTAGGTCCTCGGGGGAGAGAGGGGGGCTCACCGCTGTGCAGAGGCTTCACgtccccagccagctctccccagcctgcgtGTAACACACTGTCTCCCTTGCTCTCGCTGTAATTCTAGGGTAGCTCCACCTCTCTCACTGGTATCTGTCACTCAACCTGAGAATGCGGTCAGTGGCGGTCAATAAAGAGATATAGGAAACACGCAATTGGCTTTGGGggtttcatttgtttctttctgaggCTTATGAAGTTGAAAGGTTAGCATGGTGCCTAACACTGTGTGGAGGATGTGCTTTCCACGGCTGGAATGATGACTTACCCTTTCTTTCACGTTCCTGTTATCCTtcatgcaaacaaaacaaaaggatcaaaaaaagaacaaaattcaacAGCCCAACAACTATGCCATTTCTTAAGATCATTGCGTCAGTAAAGACGGCAATGCAGAACTCATTTGCGTGATATGATGTGAAGGATTTAATCTGAAATGAATGATTAAAGCTGTTTGATGTCAGGGTGGGTAGGGCGTAGGTGCTAGCTCTCCCTTCAACTGCCACACATAAAATCCATGGCTCCCAAGCCTGCATAGATGTGAGTGCTCAAGACTGAAGGTTTCAGCACTCATGCTTGACTCAAATAGCTCTCCACACAGATGGAAATCTGGGGTGTTTAGGAAAAACATAGCATCACTGCATACCCTGCATCCCCATAAATAACCCCGTAGGTAAAATCAGCTTGGACAGTAAGTGCTTTTCCTCTTGGTAGAGGTCTTCACATCCAAGACCTGCAATGTGAGGTGGAACTTCTGAGGTCCACCTTGGCTCCTAAGTAGAGAATGTCACTGCTTCCCCGGGACCAGACAAAAGTTTGTCTCAATCAACATGTCTCTGTGTGCTCCTGGGTCACACCCACAAAACAAGGCAAAGCGACAACAAAACAAGCGCATCCTTCCCAGGAGAGAGCAGAGGTCCATGCCCTTAATGGGAGGTGAGGACAGCTGGAGAGTGTTCTGCTTGACAAAAAGATGAGCCCACCAACCTCTTCCCCTTTGATGCTGGTAGctgtgaaaaagagagaaaatataggCAGTTCTTTTTTCTCAATGGCATGGGTTTAAATATTAATATGAGCCATAAACACAGGAGCTCTGGgcctatttaaaattaaaaagctctTTCTTCTGCCACATCTAGGCCAAAACCCAGAGAGAGCTGGGAGTCAGGAGCAAGGACATGGCCCCTTATCCTGAGAAAGTGAGAGTGCCCTAGCTGGGGTGGCTGGGGGAGAGCCAGGGAGAGGGGCAAGACTGCAGGAGGGGGGAAGTGCTGCAGAAGCAGGGgtgagagggaaaggaaggagattACTGTCTGGTAATTAGAAAGCAAGGAATCCCATCGGCGTCTAACActattttaaacctattttttaCTGAGATTAATTATTGGGCAATCCCAAAGCTTTCTACCAAAAATGTGCAGCCTGTTGCATTTTCGTCTCCAGGGGAAAAGGCGTGAATGAGCGCATTTGGGGAAAGGGCAATTTCATAACAGGAGGGAGCCATTACTACAGGCAGGGAAAGGGAATTTTAACAGAAGCTGCCTCTTGCTGCTTTGCCTGGCGCTAACAGGGCCCTGACCTCTGCTCCTTTCCCCTCAGAGGCATCTCCCCGCCAGTGCCTCGGTGCCTCCCTGCTGTGTCCTGACATCTCTCTCCTTCCTGACACAAACCCAgcaaaaccaggaggaaaaaaaacccaaacccagcccCAAACATTTAGCCCCCATTCCAACCACTCAGGGATGTAAAAATAGGGAAACCTAATTTGAGCGTGATCTGTGCACAGGTGTTACCTGCAGGTGTCTGAGCAGcatgtgtgtctgtctgtcccatGAAATGACATTTGAACCGGTTTTGGACACCTTTTTCTGTCTGGATGGCAGAAAGGGAAAGTTTTGATGATAGGAAATCACGGCAGTTTGGGGCAAGCTGGGAGGCGTGCAGAGGGGGTAGTGGCTCTTGCAGCAGCTCTGGTGCTGCAATGCAGCGTGTGCTGAAGGACCCGTGCAGCCCCTTGCTTTTGGGGCAAATCCTGGGGACATCAGACCTTGAGTGTCTCGCTCCTCTGAGAAGGGCTGATTTTAAAGCCCTTGCAATCTATCAGCTAATTAAAAACATGAGCGGCTGCTAAAAGCCTCTGCGTAAGGACATGCCGGAGGTCTGGGTGGTGTTTTGTGTAGGAGGGGGAATGTGTCACCTAAGGGTCCCCTGACTGTTCCCAGCCCCagagctcccccagctccaagggGCTCGTCCGCCCACAGCAGAGCTTGAGCATGGGTCATAACACCTCCCTGCTTACTAGTGCCTATGTGTCactcaaaatatttcacattttccaCACCGAAGTCTTCCTAGTCACATCACTCTGGgatactcctcctcctcctcttctgtgcACTTGGCTCTACAGAAATGATTGTTTCCCTTTGCTgagattaattttcatttaaataaagtCTTGCCATTCATAGCCTATGATCACTGTTTCAAGAAGGAGCTCTTCACCACAGTTTTCTACACAAAATCACCTGTTAATGAGGTGTTGCTAAGACTCTTCAAGGATTAACAAAATTTCTTGGAAGTTTTTTGGTTAGAAACTGAGATGACGTTTTTCTCATGGAGAGAAAGGCAGTGGAGGACCCTGCAGACAGGGTACCTTCCAGCATCTGGGCAGTTTGGTGTAGTGTGGCCTGTAACCAGAGGTTTCCATTCAGGGTGATTATTCATCCTTATCGCACTGCATTTTTATTACCGGCTGACCATTTCCATTCAGAGTGCTAAACATGCTTGCCTATAGCAAAGCAGAAACAACTTCATCTTCCCCTCCAGAGACATCATTAAAGCATTAACCTGAGGGTCCTGAGGGTGATGCGCCAGACGCTGGTCCAGGGGCACGCATCCTCCTCTGGGCAACTCTCCCTTCTCCCACAGGCCCCCATGACCTGCTGGTGGTGACAGTGACGTGGGGGAGAGCAGCGGGTCCTGCTGCTGTACCTGCCCTCTCACCTCCTTGGCATTGCACTGCTTGGGCAGGGTACATCACGTCTGCCGGGATCCCGTTTCCTCCAAgaaaaagctgggagaaaggactGGGAGGATCTGACCTGCAGGCCACCGGCCGGGCAGCTGTCCCTGAGAACCTTGGGCTCTCCCCTTGTTGTCCCTCTTGGCAGGGTAATTTGGGGAAATAGACTCTACAACTTAGTTATAAAGCAGGTAGGTTTACtctggcgccggggtgcaaggggatttctccacaaatcttgcacaccaacagcacgttttaccaaaaatttatagagtgtggatatacatattcattggattacataacacaaatatacatatgcataagtgttttgctgattaaagataccaattaaactcggacagcagagtgaaaagagcaggcgtattttactagtgataaccaaataatgtaacagtgtaatacagaaaacatgcagtaagaaaaggcaggtAATACACCTAAAGCAAcgaacaggaaaatacagggtaatgcatcaaatcattactacatgagagagagaatagtgattaagaaagatacatcaccacttgcatatgttaccatcatccagatccgcagtcgctggggagccccggttacagcgaggatttggagagcctgtcccggcaagtgggaagtcctacgcgatgcgtccatccgtaggtgaggcttcccaAGAcactgtgagtgggtccagccttatatactagagatcggcaggccagaatagctggcacctttgttttgagtgcaaaatttctggtttcattctcctgttggattctacccaaagcctggccaggacttggggggggggaaaccaagggacTTTCTAACAAGGCTGAATATGTGGGTTCTCAGatttgaacaaggctaaacaagggaagttggatacattctctcctcactacggattatattctgtctaaactgcatctttcactagcgagtttacatattttattaatgactacatgttAAGTTAACAGCTTCAGCTCTGGGCCTGTTGTTCAGGgttcagtatttcaatactttagcactttttacatcagcataagtgggttgttataacttagtacaatacctactagcacaatggttatcagttataaaacatacaggattcatctataggtcaactctggcttgggcctgttgtccaagccttagcacttcaataagtaaggctgggttagttcgaaaggctggtgtcagcagttcatgttctctttgcacctgcgcattgcctcctggtgggcatCTTCAGgagtcttttggaggaaggctcacaggctttctcaccttgtacttttcctcgaagcatgcgcagattcttttggccaatttcttgaacaacatgAGTggtttcagccagtttactcattctatcttatctaaaagtaccagtgtatcaattcctaccgtccatatatggctatctatgcattacaaagactaaactagttctgctttccaaggacaagaagcATATTTTCGctgaacatagtaattcttggtaagtttccacagaaaactggtttgttttgatgaacacagtagcagtagcccttggtaaagcttccacagaacagtcagggcaagcaggattattaagcaatattcagaaatcattataagttgctaaagtaaataagttgcaaagtaggtgatcatttccttatATCAAGTGGGATAAGGAGGATCCTTCTCACCCTTCTCGGGTGAAGGCACACAGGGCAATCAGCAGATGCCGCGTTCTCCCCTCTCGCCCCCGGTTTATCCATTCATTTTGGACTTTTGTCCCCGGATTCTGGCAGAAGGACAGCCCGGGAGAGAGGGAGGGATTTCCCGGCAAAGCCGTGTCCCCACAGGGTGGCAGCCTTTCCTGCTCTCTGGCACACCGAAGGGCTCCCttcgccccccccctcccggggtTTCGGCATCCCCTCAGGGAGGTGGGAACCCAGGGCACAAGGCAAGCAGGCACATGGACCCAGCGAGGGTTGCACAACTCTGGCATGTCTTGACTTCTGATTGATTTGCAAGTTAGCCAGTGTTACATAAAGGTCGGGAGTAGTCTGAAAGTTTACCAGCATTCCCCCTGCCgccctgtccttttttttttttttaaatttaaagcaaattctCTTACATGCAATAACTATAACCCCTCATCTCCTTGGAATCGTTATCAAGATTTGGGCTTTGCCACACAGATGTCTACAATCCGAGGTTAAAAAAGTAACTGCCTCCACTGGCAACAAAAAGGGCTCCCAAGCACatccaaaaaaccccagtattcTCTCAAAAACGCCTAACACTGACACACTGGACACATCTCTGCGGTTTATTGCTGCTGTGTCGGGCACATAGATTTGGGAGACACAGACAGAGGAAACTATGATGATGTAGGCTCTGCCCCCCAAACCCGGACTTTGTCCCTCCGGTGTGACCTCTTGTCAGGACTGGCTTGGAAAACCACCAGCTGGCGTGAGAAGAGCAGGTAACTGCTGAGTCCTTCTTTTCCCAGCTCCTGATCCAGCCGCAGGGCTTTTCCCAGGGGAAGTGCGGTCGGGTCCGTACACAgcccaggcagcagggctggagctgggttACGTGGCTGGCACTTAGCTTGCAATTAACTGGcacttttaaggaaaaatatgaagttgGGACATGGCGCAGGTATTTGTGGCATATCTTAGAGTGCAGCACAAGCGGGGTGAAAATGAAATCTCAGTCAGAGAGGCTGAGACAAGATGATGGAGTCATGTAAGTCGACCAAAACTCAGGAGACTTGTCCCCACCTCAAAGGCCCTTGTCCAGCTGTCTTGCAGAGACCTATCACACACCAAGGGCCCTGGACTCTTCAGAAAAATCATCCTTCTGCTCAGGAAGAGTGGGCTCAGCCTGGTCCGGAGAAGATGCCCTGCTTCAGCAAaggtgctggcagctgggcagAGGCTTGGCAACAGCTGGTATTGCTGGGGAAATCCCTGCCAGCTGCCCCACATCGCCCCATGGCCCGGCCTGATGTCCTGCCCGGCTTGCCCTTTCACAGCCCACATCTGCCCAGACCACTGTGGGGACCGGGTGCCAGTGGGCACTGCAACTACTGCTGAGCTGGGGGAGCTGTAAATCAGGGGGGTGCCACCGCAGGagggggcagggttgggggggacACAGCACCCATCAGCTCAGGGCCACTGGGAGAGCCATTGGCCACCACCTGGCATGCCTGGCAGGGTGGCTGCCACCTCCAGCCTGCTGCAGAGCACACAGCTATAGGAGATGTATCTCCTTGTCTGGGCAGGCGCAGAACACGACGGGGGCTTTAGCCCAGGAGCTCTTTGAGACGCTGGCACAAAGGAACAGTGCTTCCTGTTGCGCCCATTCCCTGCTCTCAAACCACAGCCTGAAAAGAGGTGATCTACCTCAACTGCAGTGACAGTAACGAGGAGGTCCAAACGCAACAGGCCAGTACCAGTTAATTGACTGCTTTGGGGTCATGGGAGAGACACAGTTACCCCTGGGGTAGAGGCAGAGGCTGAGCTGCAAGGCCCTGGGGACCAGTGCAGGGACTCTCCCCTCCTTACAGCACTCATTGCTTCCAGAGTGAGCTGCCGTGTCTTGCTGGAGCTATTTTGGGATGGCTACTCAGTCTGTGTAAGCGTCCAGAGGTAGGAAGGGTCTACGTGGGGTAGGTTCAGCACATGAGCTCTTGAGGGGCTCATGGACAGCGTGCAATTGTGTGGGGTGAACTGGTAGGTCCCAAGAAAACCAACGACCCAGATGGCAGCTGGATCCCTGTTGGGAAAAAGGGAATTTCCATGCTTTGCTTGCAGTGTTTTCTCTGTGAAGATTTCATAGTTGGTCAATCATTTCATTGGCCTCCGATGAGGGAAAAAGGCACACAGCTTAACTCAGAGCCAGGACATCAGCGTAGTAAAGATCCAAACACATATGTATTTCAACGTAGACAAAACTTTGCCTATCTAACATAATATTTGCACGTGTACAGTTTTACATCCTTGACGCCTTTACCGCTGTGCTCGGAGGTGCCGTACCAAAGGATTCTTACATACTCATCCAACCGTTCCTGCTTTCTGCCAAAATCCGGGCGCTGGCGTTCCCCCGAGGTCCTTTCTCGCCGGGCTGATGCtttccccgcccgcccgccccgtcgCGCCGGGGGGGTCGGGACCGGCCCCTGCGGCCGGGAGGTGGCAGCAGCCCCGCGTCTGGGGGGCTGAGCGCCCCCCCTGCGCCGGAGGAAACACCCCACGGAAAGGTCACGCTCGGTATTTTGCTGAGCTTCTCTAGAGACTGActggggtttcttttctttttctttttttttttttcctttcccccccccccccccccccgcagcagtaattattttagttttcttttttctctttctctttgacAATGTGCTCAAAAGGAAGCAGAGCAGCACCATTGTCCGCGCTGtctcagttttccacccactcaGGCTGATGTCAGCCCCTCACCGCAGGACTTAATGCACTGCTGTCTCCCCTCCAAATTGCTAATTGCAACGCcgttatttttgtttctttccgCTGGAGAAGTCGCTCAGAGCCGAAGCCTCGCTCCCACCTTTGACAGCCCTTTTCCTCCCCATTGAGCCTGAGCCGTGCTGAGCCGTGCCGAGctgtgctggtgcctggaggaTGGGGCATGTGGGGTCACCCTGCCACCAAGCCACCGGGGTGGAGACAAGGGGAAGCCGAAAGGGGAAATTCCCCCCCAAACTGTTTTGCTCTGCCCGCATGCAGGCCATTGCCATGCAGGAGGTCAAAGAGGTCCCTTTCCATCCTCCCTTGTCCCTTGCATGAGCCTGGGGCGCCCGGCTGAGGTCTCACACCAGAGCGGCATCTGGCGCTGACGGTGTTTATATTGAGATAGCTCACTGGGCCTCTGTCGCCAGAGCTCAGAGGTGAGCTGTAAAGCCCTTCAAAAGAAGCCTGCTTCATAGTTTTCAGTGCTGACTAAGGAAGGTCTGGGGTttaatttcctgctttttttgttgttgtttgtttttacttaagGAGAAATATTTGGGATGTCTAGCCCTGTCTCCTCTGGTGTTGCTGGAACGGTCCTTGGGCATTTCAGAGGATTTGTATGTTGAACTCTCTCTCACTGTAAACAAAGCGTGTCAAATCCTTCCCAAAGATGCTGATTTTCCAAAGCATTCATTAAGAGCCTGACCTTTCTACTCCAATAATTTAGGAACTACTTCCAAACAGTCCACGAAACAGTAATGCAAAGTGCCTGACTTATTTATGTGCTTCAGCAGGCCATAGGGgtaagaaaatatatacatagcTTTATTTCAGTCCCTGGATATGTCATTATTTCCCTTGTGAGGTTCATGACTCCAGAATATATGACCCTGTCCACGGGTCAGAAACCAGGAAGCCCAACCGGCTTGTTCAGCCTCTGTAGCATTTTGGCTACCCCTGATGATTTCTGCTTCTCATTGATTTTCAACTTGTCAGCTCAAAGTCTCACCTGAATTTAATGCAAAACAAATATCCTGTCACATCAACACAGAGAAAATGGAATACAATGAACTTAATTAGCAATGGCAGGGTGATTCAGTGGAGTCTGGGAAAGAattttgtaaagaaaagcaatcattcacattttttttctaggcAGTAGTTTCCCTAGCAGTACACACCAGAGGTGACTTGTAAGACTGCCA belongs to Strix uralensis isolate ZFMK-TIS-50842 chromosome 2, bStrUra1, whole genome shotgun sequence and includes:
- the CRYAA gene encoding alpha-crystallin A chain, with the protein product MDITIQHPWFKRALGPLIPSRLFDQFFGEGLLEYDLLPLFSSTISPYYRQSLFRSVLESGISEVRSDRDKFTIMLDVKHFSPEDLSVKIIDDFVEIHGKHSERQDDHGYISREFHRRYRLPANVDQAAITCSLSNDGMLTFSGPKVPSNMDAGHSERPIPVSREEKPTSAPSS